The genomic DNA TCCTCAATTTAGTTGAGTCCAAGTTCTGCAGAGATTCAAAAATGGGTGACAGTTTAGATGACACAAACCACACAGGAATACCCTTCCGATCCCCTACCTCCTGGGTTGAGAAGGCAAGAATTTTTCATTCCAACTGTTTCTTTCACCTCACTAAGGTGTCAGCACCCAAACCACAAGGTGGTAGAGATGTATCATTATCAaaggcttaagaaaaaaaaactgaacttcATTCACTGATCCTCCAGTGAGAGCAGTCAGATCTTCTACCAACCACCCTGGCCTTCAGAGATAATTGATGCCTCTCACATTAACTTGCTATGAATtttttcttctgaaaaaaaaatcatagtgtcCCATGTCCTAGATTATTATTATACAGTTCCCATCTCAACTTTCACTCTAAATCCTAGCTCTTAGGGCTGAGATGGCCCTGTGGAACGCTGTCTCAACCATTCTGACCCCCCCAACCACCTGTAAAGAGCTTTCTGAAAATATAATCTTAATCCGGGTGAGCATATGATGAGATAATATGATCCATAAAGTGAAAGGACAAGCCTCAGATCTATcctgtcattttcttttcttttctttccttttcttttttatttaagaaaagaaacattgacaaaaccataggacagaaggggtacaactccacacaattcccaccacccgatctccatatcccatcccttcacctgatagctttcccattctctatccctctgggagtatggacccagggttgttgtgggtatCCTGTCATTTTCTTTGATCCTTCAGTGTCCCTTGAGGTCATTTCATTTTTCCCTGAACTTCATGGCTTATACTCAGGCTACCCTgctaataaataagaagaaaggtGACAGTTTCCAGCCTGTTGGAGGACTTTATGCCTTCCTTatttcccctccccactcctggCTGTATGCACACTCATCATGACATGATCATAGATCTCTGTACATCTTAGAGTATTCAGTATGGaagggattgtgtgtgtgtgtgtgtgtgtgtgtgtgtgtgtgtgtgtgtgttttccactgAGATCTGAGGAACAAAGTATTTGGTAATGAGAAGCGAGTCTTCTGCAAAACCACCCTcttttgagttaaaaaaaaagtttctgtggAGGTCAAGTTTGAGTCATTGTTAGAATCTGTCTTGAGTCCCATGCACATAGGGGCACTCTTCAAGCCAGGGATTAAGGGAAAATATAGTCTCATGTACCCTCAGTCTGGGTCAGGACCACTACATCAAAGAACAATTTCAGAAACCTGATTGTAGAGAAATAAAATGGCAAAGTCTGTTTTCCAGAACAGGGAAAAGGGTGAGTGTCAGTGTTttctaagtgaaaaaaataaattcaaaaagatTTTGGCTTAGATTGTCTGGTTTTACAGGATTCATAACCCAAAGCTGCTGCACATTCTAGTCCTATTCTGGGTGGCAGAGGGGAGATCCCACTCTCTGACAAGCTTAGCTCAGCACTGACAATCCTCTGGTAATTCACCTCTGCTGCCTAGGCAACCCTCCCATAACAAAGGCAGGTGAGGCAGGTTGGTCTGAGGACCAATAATAAAAATCTGCTTCCAAACTTAAACTTGATGAGGGAGAAACAGCCAAGATTTTTAcctccacccccacacccaccacccagaGCTGCCGATCACTGAGCTCCAGGGGTTCTAAGAGCTGAAGAGACAAAAAAGCATTTTCACTTCTGACATCTCCATTTCAGCAACAGCAGTAATCAGGGGCCACGGGGCGCTGACATATGATATAggctggggaggggacagggggctggggcaccagggtcATGAGAGAGCAAGAAGTTTGTAAGTGGTGGggccctcaaaaaaaaaagtcattagtgCCAGAAAAGGTTAGCTCCCATTATCCTGGCCAAACCCACTCCTTATTGGGTGCTGAGGAAGCCAATGACATAAATTGCCGCCCCCTTCTCTCCGCCCTCTCTTTAATCCGAGCAACTCCTCTCATCTCTTTTCTGGTCTCCTTAGAGAAGCCTGGTTGCTGGGAACAGCTCAAGGGGTCACCATGCTCTTCATAGTCACAGCCTTGCTTTGCTGTGGTGAGTACAAGGGTGTGGGGAAGGGACTTGAGTAAAAGCCCCttcctgggggtgagggggagaggagCCAGAACCCTGGCAGCAATTTCTTTTGCAGGACTGTGCAGTGGGGTATTGACAGAAGAGACTGGTGAGTTTTTCCTGCTCCAGGCTGGGACATTCCTCCCTGAAGATCCGAAATAACTACGGAGTGTCAGTGTCAGTGGCCAGGGAATAACTGGTTGGGAGGGGAGGCCAGCCAGGAAGGTGCACTTGCTGAAACTACCGGGGCAAAATTCAGCCTCCCAACTCTGCTTTTCCAACTGCAAAATTTCCCCCAAGCTTCTTTACTTTGCTGAAACTCAGCTGACACATcagcttcccctcctccctccaccccagcacctgtggaaggagaaaaagagtttGGATAGgggctggcaggggtgggggtgggcagtgtgttctgtctgtgtttgtgtgtgtgtgtggggggggggctcaaggGCAAagcaagggggaggggagaagtaaGAGAAGGGATGGCTTCATTAACTCTGCTGTTTCTAGAAATAATCATGCCAACTCCTAAGCCTGAGCTGTGGGCAGAGACCAACTTTCCTCTGGCCCCGTGGAAGAACTTAACCCTGTGGTGCAGAAGCCCTTCTAGCTCAACCAAGGAGTTTGTGCTACTTAAGGACGGGACAGGATGGATTGCTACTCGCCCTGCCTCAGAGCAGGTCCGGGCTGCCTTCCCCCTGGGTGCCCTGACCCAGAGCAACACAGGCAGTTACCACTGTCACTCTTGGGAGGAGATGGCTGTTTCCGAACCCAGTGAGGCTCTTCAGCTGGTGGGGGCAGGTAAGAAAAGGTGGAGGGCCCTCCTGGAGTGAGCTCCAGTGCCCTTGAAACTCCAAGCTGGGTGGGGGggagcataaggacctgagtcccAGGGACTTGTCCTGCTTGTAGGAGTGAAGGAGCACTTTCTGGGAGGGGGCCTGGGTTGGGGAGAGTGGGAAAACACGAGAGGAGACTGTCAAGAAGAGCCAAAGGCCAGTCTATAATggatttcagtgtttttttttttttctgtttatttgcttgcttgcttgcttgcttgcttatttgATTGCTTGTTTGTATTTCTGACAAATGTACTCCAAGCATCCCATTTGGGTACCTCTAAGACTTCAGACTCCATTCTTCTCCCCTCCAACCCCATATTTGTTTTCCAGACATTCTGCCCAAACCTGTCATTTCTGCTTCCCCTCCAGTTGTGGGTCGGGAGCTACAGATCCGTTGCAAAGGATGGCTGGCAGGCTTAGGGTTTGCTCTGTATAAGGTGGGGGTGAAGGAACCTGTCCAGCAACTTGGCGCCTTTGGGAGAGAAGCTTTCTTTACAATCCAAAGTATGGAGGTGAAAGACCAGGGCAATTACAGCTGCCGCACGCACACAGAAAATCATCCCTTCAAATGGTCTCAGCCCAGTGAGCCCCTGGAGCTGGTCATAAAAGGTAGAGCTACAAAACAtgtggcagggggagggagggggcaaaGCTCTAGATGAGACACTCCTCTGCCCATAGCAAACTTTGCTCCTAGGAGCCTGTGTCCAATCTTAGAGCCAGGCAGGCGTGGCACTGGGAGTGCCAGGGCCTCTGGCTGCATGATATTAATAGCCATAATCGTTATTAATAGCTGGGGTTGGTGGAGGGTGATTtactttttctaattattttcatATCAATTATCTCACTGAGCTGTAGAACAAGTATTCAAGGGTAGCTGTGCAGGTTATCAACACCCCCTTCATATCCCAATGGGAAAACTGAAGGTCAGCAAAGCAGCCTGTGGGCCGTGAGAATACCAGGAGTCCCCCCAGGGGGAGGTGAGGAGTAGGAGTCAGGGGTCCCTGTGTGAGAAAGCCATCTGCAAAATGGAGTAAGCAGCAAAACCActtttcttgctctctttctccgcCCCCCATAATTTGGTTTCAtgctatgttttgttttgtgcctTCTAGAAATGTACCCCAAGCCCTCCTTCAAGACAAGGGACAGCCCTCTGGTCACTTCTGGTGCGCGAGTGACATTCAACTGTTCCACTCCCAAAGAACATATGAGCTTTATTTTGTACAAAGATGGAAGTGAAATAGCGTCCAGTGACCGATCCTGGGCAAGGCCAGGAGCCAGTGCTGCTCACTTTCTGATCTTTTCAGTGGGCATCAGTGATGGAGGGAATTACAGCTGTCGCTATTACGATTTTGCTATCTGGTCTGAGCCCAGCGACCCTGTGGAGCTTGTGATTACAGGTCAGAAGGGGTAGAAGGAGTAATGCAGGCAGaagtgggactgaacctggatcaGTGGGTGGGAAGGCTGTCAGCTGGAGAGGAAGAAGTGCCCCTTCTAAGTGACATGGAGAAAGTGCTTAGGATAGTGCTTGGCACTTGGTCACAGTTCACGTAAGGCAGCTGCTGACATTATTATTAATACAGGCAGAAGACACAAAGTAGAGGGTAGAGGCAAGAAATAcatttctggggaaggagggaggcagtCCAGTATGTTGAAGCCCAGAGCCAAGCTCACTTGTCTATTTATGACATTTATTTaagacaatcacacacacacacacacacacacacacacacacacacacacacacacggaggggagggagaccacagcactgaagcttccttcattgtagtgggggctgggcttaaacctgggtgatacacatggcaaagcagctcactttcCAAGTTGGCTATTTCATGGGCCCTTCTGACATCTGTTTGTGGCATAGCCTTGAGCTTTACGCTCACTGTCTACTTTTTCTTTAGCTCAGTTGTCAGAGATTGGTGGGCTGGATGGTCCTCAGAGAAAGGAGACCTTGAGATGTCAGCTGCATATTACACAACCTTTACAAACTATACTTTCCAAAGTCTGTTGAACGTCATTGCAACATGTTTAAGTACAAATATCACACTATACAAGGGTGCATGTAGAAAGATCCCTGTTCTCCAAATAGTTAAAAACTACAATGTCATGGGCACAAATGGatggaaaaggaaaatataaaaatatgtgaGGAGTGGTCATCACTGTGTGGTAAAGTCATACTTTATTTACTAGGTGTTTGCTTAACTTTTAATATTCTTCTTAACTTTTAATATTCtatagacatatatatgtatatacatatatatgtatatatttaatctCTCACAGTGACACTTAAAAAGAACCCTGCaaaatgtgtgtgtatttatggtGTTAGATTTCTTTCATGTTATATTCTTTTGACTTTCAGAATTCTATCCCAAACCAACTCTCCTGGCCCAGCCTGGTCCTGTGGTGCTTCCTGGGAAAACTGTGACCTTGCGCTGCCAAGGGGCACTGCAAGGCATGAGATTTGCCCTCTTGCAGGAGGGATCTCAGGTCCCCTTACAGTTCCAGAGTGTCTCGGGGAATTCAGCTGACTTCCTGCTCCACACTGCtggagcagaggactctgggaacTACAGTTGTGTCTACTATGAGACAACCATGTCCAACAGGGGATCCTACCTCAGCATGCCTATTATGATCTGGGTGACTGGTAAGGACAGACAAGCAATGGACCGGATTGGAGAAACTTGAGTTGGGGTCAGGGAGGGTTATCTCTCTTGGGCACTATTATAAGCAGAAGAGAAAGGTAAAGGGTTTGTTATAAGTTTTAAGTTGCTAAAGTCACCATTTGACATCTTTTGCCTCTTCCTAGACACATTCCCCAAGCCATCACTGTTTGCTGAACCCAGTTCAGTGGTCTCTATGGGACAGAATGTTACTCTCTGGTGCCAAGGCCCAGTCCATGGAGTAGGGTACATtctgcagaaggaaagagaagcCACTTCAATGCAGCTCTGGGGCTCCACCAGTAAAGATGGGGCATTCTCCATCACCAATATATCTGGCATGAGCATTGGACGCTATAGCTGCTGCTACCACCCTGACTGGACCAGTCCTATCAAGATACAACCTAGTAACACTCTGGAACTCATAGTAACAGGTAATGGGAAGATATTCTAAGGGCCATGGGTATATAAAAATGAGGGGACTGATTGGTTCATGGGAGATAGTTTTCAAAGAGCTCAAGGAAAGGTAAGAAATAGTCATTCCCCTTTATTAAAGTCTTCAGAGCTAATATCCTGGCAAGTGAACTCTGCTTTCTGACCAGGAGTTAATCTCTTCTAGGTTTGCTTCCGAAGCCTAGCCTACTAGCCCAACCTGGTCCTATGGTGGCCCCTGGAGAAAATATGACTCTTCAATGTCAAGGGGAACTGCCTGACTCAACATTTGTCCTGTTGAAGGAAGATACTCAAGAGCCAGTAGAGCAGCAGAGACCAAATGGGTACAGGGCTGACTTTTGGATGCCAGAAGTGAGAAGTGAAGACTCTGGGACTTACAGCTGCGTTTATTATTTGGACTCTGCTCCTCTTGCAGCTTCCAATCATAGTGACTCCCTGGAGATCTGGGTGACTGGTAAGATCCTGGAGAATTCTGTAAGAGTCTTGGTTTCTATAGTGCTTGACTATTTTCAGTGGGGTAAAGGGTTGGGTTCAGTGCTACTTCTTCTAACTCTGTGTCCTGATGGTTACAGATAAGCCCCCCAaaccctctctgtctgcctggcCCAACACTGTGTTCAAGCTAGGGAAGGACATCACACTTCAATGCCGAGGACCACTGCCAGGTGTTGAATTTGTCCTGGAACATGGAGAAGAAGTACCTCAACAATTCTCAGAGGATGGGGACTTTGTCATCAACAATATAGAAGGAAAAGgcattggaaactacagttgcAGCTACCGCCTCCAAGCCTACCCCGATATCTGGTCAGAGCCTAGTGACCCCCTGGAACTGGTGGGGGCAGCAGGTGAGAAGATAAAGCCTCCATGGTCCTGGTATTTTCAAAGACAGCACACATATGAAAAGGGAAGGATTTGCAAGTCATATATTTCAGCTTTGGTCATCTGAGGATGATAAGGGGAAAAGGACCTTAGATTTACTAAAAAATAGTAAGATGTTTTCAAAACCTctgcctttcaaaaaaaaaaaataggactgaTTCTGCTTCAGCATAATCCTTGCCACCGGCCCACTCTGGTGCAGCCTAATCACATGACCCTCATGTCGATTCTTGGAGAGGAGCCATGAGAAGGTGACAAGAGGTCAAGTGTTAACCTCAGTGGTATTGGTCTCTTTTCCTTTTATCATCACAGGACCTGCTGCTCAGGAGTGCACTGTGGGTAATATTGTCCGAAGTACCCTGATTGTGGTGGTAGTTGTAGCCTTGGGTGTGGTGCTAGCCATAGAGTGGAAGAAGTGGCCTCGGCTCCGAACCAGGTAAATACTTCATGCCAACATCCTTCTGTAAACTCAGGGCAACTGAAAAAACAATCATCTGAATGCTCCTCTAAGATCTGAACGCCACAATTTCAGGTTGTTGATACCATGTCTTCCCTCAGTCATGTCTCTTTTTTTATACAGGGGCTCAGAAACAGATGAAAGAGACCAGACCATAGCCCTTGAAGAGTATAACCAAGAAGGAGAACCTAGCACTAACAGCAACTCTCCCTCATCAACATCTCAGGGAACTTCTGCAGAGGTGCAAGTTCCAGTATAACTATCCCCTCCTTTATAAgagcttccctttcctctttcttaacCTCTGAGATCTGAAAACTCAACTGGTTAACCTTAGCAGTCTGCCCCATCTACTGTTCCTTGACCACTAATCATCTAAGCTGGATCAAGGAGGTTCTGGAAGCTAAGAGTTCTGCCTGAGTGAGATCTTTCCTGAAGTGAGATCCCCTGCTTCTATAACTGCTCATTGTACTGATTTACTGGTGCATGGAAttctattaaaaatgttttcttctgtataaaaagaatattcactattAAACTGCAACAACTACAGTAATGGTTTCCTGTTGGTCTTCTGTCTACTTACAAGACAAAAAAATGGTGTGCTGGAGTTGATCTTCATGGCAGAATGAGGGAATATGGTATTGGTAATATAGAGAAAATAGTTCAATGGGTGAGGGAAAAAATTTGGAAATAGCATTTTTCAATTTGGCCTTATACATTGTCACTGAACAGAATGTCTTATATTTTCTTCCCATTATTGAATTAgtagatggatgaatgaataataTGGCTCTCAAAGTTGAGCCTGAGGAGGAAAAACATTGAAGTTCTATCTTTTCCGCCATATTACATCTACGTCTATAACATACCTGATTTCAAACAGCAGGATTTACCTTCTACAGAATTTTGAAAATATCAAAGTTTGTTTTGTGATTTTTATCTAGAAATTACTAGGTATTGAATAATTCACTCATAACTATGAatggttgatttaaaaaaaaatcatcctctcCTCCCTAAAAAGAGTTGGGTATTTCCAAAGGAATGGGCCTCTGGTGGTAGGATCTTAAGAAGTGAGGTGTTTGATTCTGAGCAAGGGGACTCTCAGTGTCCCCTTTTGGACTCCAAATAAAGACAAGTTTACATACTGAGCTTCTAATCCTTCTCCAAGTACCAACATGCCACTTGTCCCTTGGATGGGAGTCCAGTGCACATTAAAATGGTTGGAAGGAAGcagtgggggacagggggtgTTAGTAGTTCATTGAATCTCTTCAAGCAAAGCTTCTGAATAATTGAACTATCCTAGAGGAGGCCATAATCCCTTTAAAATTGACCCTAGAATTCCGTATCTTCTAGCTCTGTTCAGTTCCACACTAACATTGCTCAAGAGAGCAATGCTTGAGAGAGTGAGACATAGTTTTCTATCCATACTTACAGTAAATTTTAGAAAGAagcttctctatttttaaattagGAAGCTTATTTATCCAGAAacttaatgaaaaaaaacattCCATCTTCCTTAATTCCTACAGAATGAAACACTCTTGAGTACTATAAGCTAATTTATATTAAGCCCTTTGGAATGTAGAAGTACAAAGTCTTACTCTGATTTCCATTTGATGAGATTCTATTTAGTTGCTTATACTAATTTCTTATAGTGTTTCTAAAAATTGCATTTCAAAAATGCTTTTACATTTGAATTCAGCAAAGCCTAATTGTTGCTTTCTGTTGAACACCACTCTTTGCCTTCAAACTCTTCATTCATAACCCTCAATCAAGCTGTACATTTTAAACACTGGAGGAAGGCTTGTACTTGGTCCTTTGTTTTAGGGTAATAGTCAACTTTGATCAGATCTGACTTTGTTTCCAGTGGCTGGATGTTTCAAAGAGTATTGCCAGTCTGGTGATAGCAGCAAGTTGTTCAAATTACCAAGTGATTACTTGATTGGTTTAGCCTTTCAttaagggaaagacagagcatAGTATCAAGGTATAAAATTTAGAGAAACCTCTCAGTGATAACAGAAGAAAGATGATAAGataaataggacagaaaaatgcaCTTGGAAAATTCAGGCACTGAATATGGGGTCTCCTGTGTTGAAAAGATTTTACCTGACATATGCATGCAATCAGAGAAATTTTTGGTAAACCtttcaaaaagaaacaaatagtGAGAAATATTGTGACACTGGACTGTTAGCCAGTTTTCTGAAAACACTCACATATACCATTCTTCTCCTTAGAGTACCAAGTCCTACatgttttagaaagaaaaaaaaatagttgtcaaTTAACTGTGAAATACTTAAAGACAAAGAGTGGCTTTGGGATTTAACTTTCCTACTGACTGTCAGAGCTATCTCAATGAATTAAATGTCTGTTTATAATGCCAAAGTCGTCACAAACTCTCAATgaattaaatttctatttataatgCAAACGTAGCTGATATCTGACAGTGCTCCACATGGTATGTTTTTTCAACCTGGTTGCCATGGGAATCAGTCCCTTTACCCCTGGCTGGCCTCTTACCATCAGCATCAGGTAATTCCTGGGGAATGGAATCTCAATTAAGGTGGAATGGACCTTTGACAGAATTTATCTGGGAAGAAGAACATGCTAAGAAAAAAAACGCAAAATATCCCTGATCCTTGATTGACACACCTTTGGCTCCAGCATCTCAATGAGGCAAAAGCTGTCCAAGTACAATTTCCTACCAACTGCAGAATCTCCTTCACAGCAGAGATGAAAGGTAGAAGTACTCTTTCTGTGTAACTCCAGGCATAGGAAACTCACCATGGCATAAGACAGCTGGAGAATTTCATATTATTTGATTCATCCCGTAGGTGTTTATGTTATATGCTCTTCATACTCTCTGGTTCTAGCTCTAAGTCAAGTTGTACCCCAGATGAAATCTAGTTCTGAGAGAGAAACAaatagaagtggagagagaaggagagggagaggttgagGAAGAGTAGGGGAGGGCGGGGGTGTGtgcagcaacaaagcttcccccagtggtggtagtgggggggggtagcttaggcttgaaccagggttgcatgcatgataaagcaggaatactatccaggtgagatatCTTACCAGTCCTAAAATTTaggtttatctttcttttttgtttcttcttcataaatgtatacacacacacacacacacacacacacacacacacacacacacacacacacgttggggGGGGGACGCAGAGAGTGAGAAAGTTAAAGATaagacagcaccaaagctcctgtAAATATGATGGGGAAGGggttgggttcaaacctgggtcacacacataaacAAATCTGCATACTATacaggtgagctactttgccagtcCAAAATCAGTTCTTATACACAATAATGGTATAACTTTCAAAAGTCTTGAGTACTCTCCTGAATCTAGAATATTTTACAAATGGTGCTTCCTCATCAAATACTAATTCTAGTAATTCTAGTTAATTTTCTATtattgggtggggatagatagcaaagagactctggtgcctgagttcccaggttcaatctcccgtaccactataagctagagctgagcagttctctggttaaaaaaacaaaacaaaacaatcaaacaGCCTCTATTATTTAGGCTTTGAAGAGGGCAATGCTTATGAAacttaatttctgtcatattcaaCTAGAGAATCTTTTTTCTATGTGTACCACATATCTGTTTTTATTTAGAACAGAGGGCAATGATAAATGacatggtaaaaaataaaatagaaaggagattGTGCAGAGGTACAAATTTTGTGAAGAActgttgaatatttatttatttattgccaccagggttatcactggggtttgatgttggcactatgaatccactgctcctggaagccatttttcccattttttcccctatttttcttgacaggatagagagaaattgacaggggaggggagataaggagagagaaagatacacacctgcagacctgcttcactgctcatgaagcatcccccaaggtggggttgaatttttatttttaaatttataataagagttttaaaataatttacaagattataagataataggggcatagctctacaccatacccaccactgaagttctctgtccctatcccacAGTGATAGccattatagttctcacaaagtctttagAGATAATTTGGCTACCTTTTCCAGGAGGGAGGGAAATATTGCACTTTTAAATGATAGTTGAAATACCCCATTGAGAAGACAATATTTGACTTAAAATTGGAAGGCAGTAGAAGAGCAAGACATAGGCAAATTATgttctgagaaaaaaataaaacattccaTGCAACTATCCTGAGCTATGATTAGAACACAGTATTTGGAGCAGTGTAAGCAAAGGCAAGAGTAGGATCAGAGAGGTAATAGGAGCCATGCCAAGCAAAACCTTTGTAGGTCTTTGTGGTGTGAACTTTGACTTACTCTGAGTGAGACAGGCAATCACTGGCATGGAATGATTAGTCCTACATTTAAATAGAACCATCTAATCTTCTGCATAGATAATTGACCCTAGGGGGAAAGGTCAGTATGGTAACAAAGAAAGTGATGAGACATGGTTGGAATAATTGATATAATCCAAGAGAAATATCAATAGGTTTTGCTGACAGATTGGATACAGAGTATATTTTGTAAGCATATTTATTAGAAAAAAGATCTGTTTCAGATATTGCCTTAGTGTTTCCTCCTCCCTTGATTAAGTGCATCCTCAATAAAAGGGGACTTGTCCAATAACTCTCAACCTATGTAACCACATATGGACAGTTTATCAGAAAATTTGTCATAGTCAACCCAGAAGGATCATAAGCAAAATGCAACCCTGTATGTCTGACATGTTTTGACTAGCACACAGTACAGAGGAGAATGAAATTATCATTTTCCTGGATCTCTACTCATTAGTTCTTTTAATGCTATCTAAAGCTATATTAGTCTCTGGGCAGTGAGATTACCATGCTAACACACAGGAAACTTGtggtcaacaacaaaaaaaaccccaacatgAGCTTTTAACAATTCAATCCTTCCTTACCCTTATGCAATATGCTATTTTGCAACTG from Erinaceus europaeus chromosome X, mEriEur2.1, whole genome shotgun sequence includes the following:
- the IGSF1 gene encoding immunoglobulin superfamily member 1 → MLCSFILLLFCIRLSLGVASTDMQSQPELWIESNYPQAPWENITLWCKNPCGIASKFLLTKDKTEMTWIRPSYKTFQVPFPIGALTKSNAGFYRCHYWIGTGWSEPSKILQLEAPGQLPKPIFWIQDENSPFPGCNVNVLCHGWLQDLVFMLFKEGYAEPVDYQVPTGTVAIFSIANITPQSEGVYICRTHIQMLPTLWSEPSNPLKLIVAGLYPKPTLTVYPGRILAPGESLSLRCQGPIYGMTFVLIKLEDLEKSFSLKRPIKNEAYFLFRSLKKYDTGRYLCFYYDGSYRGSLLSDIMKIWVTDTLPETWLFAHPGPVVQMGQNVNLSCQGTVDGMGVELYKKGEDKPLQVLDSTSIREGKSFSLNNVTYSDAGIYSCHHLLFWKTSIKMTSHNTMELSIIEKLPTPILSGWPNSVLKLVKVTPLQCPAPRPVLEFSSEKEERTPLQKFSVDRDVTVNNVKGKGTETYSCNDRIRRNIWSYPKDPLKLMGPKGFLTWNHVLNEALRLSLIMQLVALLLVLLWIRWKSRRLRLREAWLLGTAQGVTMLFIVTALLCCGLCSGVLTEETEIIMPTPKPELWAETNFPLAPWKNLTLWCRSPSSSTKEFVLLKDGTGWIATRPASEQVRAAFPLGALTQSNTGSYHCHSWEEMAVSEPSEALQLVGADILPKPVISASPPVVGRELQIRCKGWLAGLGFALYKVGVKEPVQQLGAFGREAFFTIQSMEVKDQGNYSCRTHTENHPFKWSQPSEPLELVIKEMYPKPSFKTRDSPLVTSGARVTFNCSTPKEHMSFILYKDGSEIASSDRSWARPGASAAHFLIFSVGISDGGNYSCRYYDFAIWSEPSDPVELVITEFYPKPTLLAQPGPVVLPGKTVTLRCQGALQGMRFALLQEGSQVPLQFQSVSGNSADFLLHTAGAEDSGNYSCVYYETTMSNRGSYLSMPIMIWVTDTFPKPSLFAEPSSVVSMGQNVTLWCQGPVHGVGYILQKEREATSMQLWGSTSKDGAFSITNISGMSIGRYSCCYHPDWTSPIKIQPSNTLELIVTGLLPKPSLLAQPGPMVAPGENMTLQCQGELPDSTFVLLKEDTQEPVEQQRPNGYRADFWMPEVRSEDSGTYSCVYYLDSAPLAASNHSDSLEIWVTDKPPKPSLSAWPNTVFKLGKDITLQCRGPLPGVEFVLEHGEEVPQQFSEDGDFVINNIEGKGIGNYSCSYRLQAYPDIWSEPSDPLELVGAAGPAAQECTVGNIVRSTLIVVVVVALGVVLAIEWKKWPRLRTRGSETDERDQTIALEEYNQEGEPSTNSNSPSSTSQGTSAEVQVPV